In one Staphylococcus lutrae genomic region, the following are encoded:
- a CDS encoding MFS transporter, whose product MPLQLIGTINIFTEVISIFLLQSLPILNHKQSKNKFSTLFNEGLQYLLKKKNLFIVLCTAIFVNFLSNSIIVGVPIIAVQQLKLTSTQFGMIEAAYTISIFLVSFILSIYPLKKDLKKYFKMSILLQFFAIFALGGFLLFPHSHMISFLFLAGVYFMIGSAMPLSNTSYFIYLQNVIEDEFKGRVFSLNQSIAQSIIPISLAFFGVILNHNAGMVFLIVSSLILLVLLIFSFLVRNYEFE is encoded by the coding sequence ATGCCATTGCAACTGATTGGGACAATCAATATATTTACAGAAGTGATTTCAATATTCTTATTACAGTCATTACCAATTTTGAATCATAAGCAAAGCAAAAATAAGTTTTCTACTCTATTTAATGAAGGGTTACAGTATCTGCTTAAGAAGAAAAATTTATTTATTGTGTTATGTACTGCTATTTTCGTTAACTTCTTATCAAATTCAATTATAGTAGGTGTGCCAATTATTGCGGTTCAACAATTGAAGTTAACTTCAACACAGTTTGGTATGATTGAAGCAGCCTATACCATTTCAATTTTTTTAGTGTCGTTCATTTTATCTATTTATCCGCTGAAAAAAGATTTGAAAAAATATTTTAAAATGTCAATACTGCTTCAATTTTTTGCAATCTTTGCATTAGGGGGATTTTTACTATTTCCACATTCACACATGATTTCCTTTTTATTTTTAGCGGGTGTGTATTTCATGATTGGTAGTGCGATGCCATTATCTAATACTTCATATTTTATTTATCTTCAAAATGTGATAGAGGATGAATTTAAAGGACGTGTTTTTTCGCTAAACCAATCTATAGCGCAATCTATTATTCCAATTTCGCTCGCTTTTTTTGGTGTCATTCTAAATCATAATGCGGGAATGGTATTTTTAATCGTTTCGAGTTTGATTTTATTGGTGTTACTCATTTTTAGTTTTTTAGTTCGAAATTATGAGTTTGAATAA
- the rnhC gene encoding ribonuclease HIII: MSQIVKQLNTAEIEQLIAQLQPVTEHLPAGMRARTKYQGVTISIYRSNKVMFQGQNAESICQQLLGDAVYKKSNPTQSNKGKKEIAHASEHIQYNQFNCIGSDEAGSGDYFGPLTVCACYVSADHIPILKTLGVDDSKRLKDSKIIDLAEQLVTFLPHSLLVLDNIKYNERQSLGWSQVKMKAVLHNECIKNVLKKVSLHDVDYIVIDQFAQPGVYQHYAIGDIPAPEKTRYETKGESKSLSIAAASIISRYAFVKHMDRLSEQLQMTLVKGAGRKVDLTAAQLIERYGIAQLDAVTKRHFANREKALKLVQSKQS, from the coding sequence ATGTCTCAAATTGTAAAACAGTTGAACACTGCTGAAATAGAACAGCTTATTGCACAACTTCAACCCGTGACTGAGCATCTGCCAGCCGGCATGCGCGCACGCACAAAATATCAAGGCGTGACAATCAGCATTTATCGTTCGAATAAGGTGATGTTTCAAGGTCAAAATGCAGAATCCATTTGTCAACAATTGTTAGGTGATGCAGTGTATAAAAAAAGCAATCCGACGCAATCAAATAAAGGTAAAAAGGAAATTGCGCACGCTTCCGAACATATTCAATATAATCAATTCAACTGTATCGGCAGTGATGAAGCGGGAAGTGGGGACTACTTTGGACCTTTAACGGTGTGCGCTTGTTACGTCTCTGCGGATCATATTCCTATATTAAAAACGCTTGGTGTGGACGATTCAAAGCGCCTAAAAGACTCAAAAATTATCGATTTAGCGGAACAATTGGTCACTTTCCTTCCCCACTCCCTACTCGTATTAGACAACATCAAATATAATGAACGCCAAAGTTTAGGCTGGTCACAAGTCAAAATGAAAGCGGTCCTTCATAATGAATGCATTAAAAATGTTTTGAAAAAAGTATCACTCCATGACGTAGACTACATCGTAATAGATCAGTTCGCACAACCTGGCGTGTACCAACACTACGCAATCGGTGATATCCCTGCACCTGAAAAAACGCGTTATGAAACAAAGGGAGAATCCAAATCACTATCGATTGCCGCAGCCAGTATCATTTCTCGTTACGCATTTGTTAAACATATGGATCGGCTATCAGAACAATTGCAAATGACACTCGTCAAGGGGGCAGGTCGAAAAGTTGACTTAACCGCAGCCCAATTGATTGAACGTTATGGCATCGCGCAGTTAGATGCTGTGACCAAGCGTCATTTTGCGAATCGAGAAAAAGCATTGAAACTCGTTCAATCAAAACAAAGCTAG
- the zapA gene encoding cell division protein ZapA — protein sequence MGEFKNRINVTINDQNYTILGEDDPERIRYVADLVDDKIRELGRRNAGLDSVRKSVLTAVNVMHELVLLEEENAQLREEIQRLKHRGH from the coding sequence ATGGGTGAGTTTAAAAACCGAATCAATGTAACGATTAATGATCAGAACTATACGATTTTAGGCGAAGACGATCCGGAACGCATTCGTTATGTCGCTGACTTAGTAGATGATAAAATTCGAGAGTTGGGACGTAGAAACGCAGGACTCGATTCCGTGCGTAAATCTGTACTGACTGCGGTAAACGTCATGCATGAATTGGTTTTGTTAGAGGAAGAAAATGCACAACTCAGAGAAGAAATTCAACGTTTAAAACATAGAGGACACTAA
- a CDS encoding CvpA family protein, giving the protein MYVLVGFIVMLLFAMTGFHRGWKVSALHLGSTFFSLWVAVQFYQPLSPYFRLFIPFPRTVAFDTHYAMNFDQHELRFNQVMVFLLLVIIVKTLMYLAIGSLNRVFTLQQLGWASRIIGVCLASCSGIIFLHFLFYIIALYPNAFLQRALAQSQIGQWVITQIPFLSDFTWHLK; this is encoded by the coding sequence GTGTATGTGCTAGTCGGATTTATTGTCATGTTACTTTTTGCCATGACAGGTTTTCATAGAGGATGGAAAGTCAGTGCACTTCATCTAGGAAGTACATTTTTTTCTTTATGGGTTGCCGTACAATTTTATCAACCACTTAGTCCGTATTTTAGATTGTTTATTCCTTTTCCTCGTACTGTTGCATTCGATACGCATTATGCGATGAATTTTGATCAACATGAATTACGCTTTAATCAAGTGATGGTATTTTTGTTGCTCGTAATCATAGTGAAAACATTGATGTACTTAGCCATTGGAAGTTTAAATCGTGTGTTTACATTGCAACAGCTCGGTTGGGCGAGTAGAATAATAGGGGTATGCCTTGCCAGTTGTTCAGGCATCATATTTTTACATTTTCTTTTCTATATCATAGCGTTGTATCCCAATGCCTTTTTGCAACGGGCACTGGCGCAGTCACAAATTGGACAATGGGTGATTACACAAATTCCATTTTTATCTGATTTTACATGGCATTTGAAATAA